AAATTCTTACAGAAAGATTGGTCAAGTAAATGAATACAAAACAGCTGACCTTGGACTTTATAATGTAACTAAAAAGTCGGAAGATAAGTTTTTCTTCAAAGTACCAAGCCTTAGAAATATTACACTCACTGGACCATATTTTCATGACGGTCAAGTGAAAACATTAGATGAAGCTGTTCAAAAGATGGCTTTCCATCAATTAGGAATGGATCTTTCTGACGAAGAGACCAAAAAAATAGTTCTTTTCCTTGGCACTTTAGCAGATAAAACACGCGTTGATTAATCAATACTGAATCATCAGTATTGATTGGAATAAGCTTGGATCCCAGATACCATTTCTAAGGATCCAAGTAACCATTTTTCCAAAGCACGGTGTCTAAGTGCAATTGGGATTGGTTTTAAATAGTCTTTAAAAGCCTTTGAACCTAATATCCGTATAACGGACACCATTTGACCAGAAACCACCCTCAAAACTGGGTTGAATTCCCCGCCACCAGTTTCTAATTGTAAGGCGTCAGCTAGTCTCACTTCATAATGTTCCCAAAGTAATAAATATCTTTGTTCTAACTCAGGACTATCCATCCACGGATGAAAACCAGGCAAAGAATCCACTAGATCTTCGGGGTCGATCGATTGGATTAAATTCCAGAGGAATTGTTTGAATGCTTCGAATAGCGTTTCCCCTTTTTTTCTCCCGAGTAGGCTTTGAATGAGTTCATCGCAAAATAATATTTCATCCTGGAAGGCGAGATCTTCCTTGGATCGAAAGTAAGTAAAAAGTGTTTTTACGGAAATATCTGCATGGTCGGCAATTTCCGATACGGTGACAGCCGAGTATCCCTTTCTTTGAAATAGTTCCTTTGCCGCTTCCAAAACTGAAGTCTGAATGGTTTGCTTCTTTCGTTCCCTTAGAGGGATTCTCATTGTGATCATTTCCATAGAGGTTTTCCTTCTCCGTTTTGGTCCAAAATCAGTTCCCTTCGATCAAATTTAGATCAAATCGGGAATTTGGATGAAATTTTGAGAGAGAAATTAGGTAAGTCGCTTTATTTTGAAAGTGACTTACTTTATATAGTGGCTTTCTTTATAAACTCACTTACATTCGAAAGTGACTGTAAAAAGTAAGTCACTTACCTTTTTTAGTCAGTTATTTAATCTCTTCAAGATAAAATTATACTTCCCGAGGCGGAATTGGAAAAATAATTGGAATATGTCCCAAAAGTATC
This genomic stretch from Leptospira congkakensis harbors:
- a CDS encoding TetR/AcrR family transcriptional regulator, whose protein sequence is MEMITMRIPLRERKKQTIQTSVLEAAKELFQRKGYSAVTVSEIADHADISVKTLFTYFRSKEDLAFQDEILFCDELIQSLLGRKKGETLFEAFKQFLWNLIQSIDPEDLVDSLPGFHPWMDSPELEQRYLLLWEHYEVRLADALQLETGGGEFNPVLRVVSGQMVSVIRILGSKAFKDYLKPIPIALRHRALEKWLLGSLEMVSGIQAYSNQY